A portion of the Bdellovibrio sp. ArHS genome contains these proteins:
- a CDS encoding O-antigen ligase family protein, which translates to MIQARDGRILFLIKALAALIFISKISLGSLLPVPQRFSFLIFQQGLHPFVNVFLCFLFGLPLIFLWLRVRNRNHLSGFYKLFVYVLMLTLTVQTLLQAHYVNTEESTLMQIGALGVSLFMVVLYGLVIPSLWSVDEFMRFIQRWSGFLVLISLVLFVVASGQVFKGGRFIGVFKHIPHMVTCATVAFVFSLGTLLQGTKAKHKILDAVILGASFIAIILTGTRSSAGAAVLAFVVTMILHKTATNQGRIFKFAFTSLAITFSLFFGANVYDFARGIATGQAALGGREAQDGIASRWEEVERGFQIFQQEPLLGHGLLSKFAAGNDVDVSNYNAMKDPHNIFVSAGVVGGWPLIILSVVALVFMLLGSFKALTSHSVSKRQVAIYLLSHIPILVIYHIHLSIGGMADRLYWMVFGFVAASTIRSESSAQSSESL; encoded by the coding sequence ATGATTCAAGCACGCGATGGCCGTATTCTATTTCTTATAAAAGCACTCGCGGCTTTGATCTTTATTTCCAAAATTTCTTTGGGGTCTCTTCTTCCTGTACCGCAAAGATTCTCTTTTCTTATTTTTCAGCAGGGCCTGCATCCTTTTGTAAATGTCTTTCTTTGTTTTCTTTTTGGTTTGCCTTTGATCTTCTTGTGGCTGCGGGTGCGAAACCGCAATCATTTGAGCGGATTCTATAAACTGTTCGTTTACGTTCTGATGTTAACACTCACGGTGCAGACCCTGTTACAAGCGCACTATGTGAATACGGAAGAATCCACCCTTATGCAAATAGGTGCTTTGGGCGTTTCTTTGTTCATGGTCGTTCTGTATGGTTTGGTCATCCCCAGTCTTTGGAGTGTTGACGAATTTATGCGCTTTATTCAGCGTTGGTCCGGATTTTTGGTTTTGATTTCACTGGTTTTGTTCGTCGTGGCAAGTGGACAGGTTTTTAAGGGGGGGCGTTTTATTGGCGTCTTTAAACACATTCCCCACATGGTCACGTGTGCGACTGTTGCGTTCGTTTTCTCGCTGGGAACTCTTCTTCAAGGCACCAAAGCGAAACATAAAATTTTAGATGCAGTGATCTTAGGGGCCAGTTTTATTGCTATTATTCTGACGGGAACACGGTCATCTGCCGGTGCGGCAGTGTTGGCTTTTGTGGTGACAATGATTCTACATAAAACTGCAACCAATCAGGGGCGTATTTTTAAATTCGCCTTCACTTCCCTGGCGATTACTTTCTCTTTGTTCTTCGGTGCCAATGTCTATGACTTCGCTCGGGGTATTGCCACAGGGCAAGCGGCATTAGGGGGGCGCGAGGCGCAAGATGGTATAGCGTCGCGATGGGAAGAAGTCGAAAGGGGATTCCAAATTTTTCAGCAGGAACCCTTGTTGGGACATGGTTTGCTTTCCAAATTCGCGGCGGGAAACGATGTGGATGTTTCGAATTACAATGCCATGAAAGACCCTCACAATATCTTTGTTTCCGCGGGGGTTGTCGGTGGCTGGCCTTTGATTATTCTGAGCGTGGTGGCTCTGGTGTTTATGCTGCTGGGATCTTTTAAAGCCCTGACTTCCCATAGTGTCTCTAAAAGACAGGTCGCCATTTATCTGCTTTCACATATTCCTATTCTGGTGATTTACCACATTCACTTATCCATCGGCGGGATGGCAGATCGTCTTTATTGGATGGTATTTGGTTTTGTGGCGGCCTCGACCATTCGTTCGGAGTCATCCGCACAGTCTTCAGAATCGTTGTGA